CGCTTGGCAGATTCCAGCACGTCTAGTTCCTCCGGCCCGCCGCCCATGGGAATCTCCCAGGAATATTCGTTCAGCGGGTAGCGGTATTGGCCCACCAGCCACGTGTTGCCTTGCTCGTCAATGGGAATAATGCCGATGGCTTTGTTCTTCATGTGCACCACGCCGTAGATGCCGTTTCCGCCGCTGGGGTTGAGTACCTGGTCTTCGCGCACGCTGATCCAGGGGTTGCTGTACACCGGTTTCGATTCAAGAACAGTCCAGGGATTTTCTAAGGAATGGTCGGGTTTCACTTGGTTAATGTGCTAATGTGGGAATGAATGAATGGGTGAATGTAAGAGAAGAAATCCGTTTTCGGGCTCATTTCTGGAAACGGGGCCGAAAACGGAAAAATGGTTGGATCAAGTAAGTCTACTTGAGTTTGGAAGGGTGTTGCCGGTTGTCAAAGATTGTAATTACTCTAATCAGCTGCTTTTTATCGTCTATTTGATAAAGCACTGAATTATGTTTGCTTAAAACTGCCCGTTTCAAATCACCCTTGGAGGTAGCATACAGTTCAGGAAATAAAACCACAATTTTCTCAAACTCCTGCAGGCGTTTAATAAATTTTTTGACCTCTTTTTCTGACCATTCTTCCCTCAAATATTGGACAATGTTGGTGAACCGGGTTTTAGATTCTTTTTACCAACGAATGTCAAATCTTGCTTTCATGACTTGCCCAGAATTCCTGGCTCGTTAAAACGTCTCCTTTTTCATGGTCGGCCAGGCCTCGCTTAATGGATTCCGTTTCCTGCGGCGATAATTCTTCAATCCAGGTGCCAGAGGAAATATTGGCGTCTTTGATATTTTTCAAAGCCTTCAATAGGGCATCGTCATTGGTTTGCGTCACCCACTCAATCAGTTCGTATTTTAACGTCTGTATGTTCATCTCTTTGACCGTTGGCTTTCTTAAAGATACGAAAGAATGACAATCTAAACTTCCCGTTTTCAGCCTCATTTCCAAAAACGAAGCCAAAAACGGAAAGCGGCTTATTTGCTGACAGTAATAGAAGGCACGTCATACGCACCCAAGGCATTGATAATGTCGGCGCGTTCTGCTTGCAAGATTTTGAAAAAGTCTGGAATAGCGGCATCATAGCCTCTTTTGGAAACCCCGAAGAGCATGACGCCCTTCGTTCCGTTTTTATCTGTAAACGCTTTGTAACGGTAGGCGCTCCACTCCACCACAGAAACTGCTTTGGCGGTGCCGGCGCTCATGGTGAAGTCAAGGATGATTTCCCCGTTTTCGGGGTTTTCAATGACCTGGTACTGGGCCACGGCATCGGTCTTTTTCCGTTCCTCCAGCATGCGCACTTGCGCTTTGGCCACGTCCATCACGCTCAAATCACCCACCAAGGCTTCCAGCAGAAGCATCTGGGTGAACTTCTCCACCGTTTGGCCCGCCGGAAGGTATTCCTGTTTATAATAGGAAGCCGTAGGGTGCGATGACCAAGCCAACGCATGGTCCGTTTTCTGGAACGTGAGCGGACCTTTCACCTGCAGAAAATCAGTGACAGGAGCAGGCTTTTGGCTGGTGAACCCACTTAAGAAGAGAACACTAACCAGAAATAAAAGCTTGATTTTCATACGAAGAGGGAGTTAGACGTATTTCAGCTAGTGATGGATTGAAAGAAAATGCAGCGCATGCCTTGTTCCGTTTTCAGGCTCATTTCCAAAAAACGAGGCCAAAAACGGAAACTATACCTGTGCCTTTACAAATTCAATGGCTTGCTGGTACACAGCTTCATACATGGGCACTATTTTACCAATCTCAAATTCCTTGGCGCG
This region of Rufibacter sp. LB8 genomic DNA includes:
- a CDS encoding NUDIX hydrolase: MKPDHSLENPWTVLESKPVYSNPWISVREDQVLNPSGGNGIYGVVHMKNKAIGIIPIDEQGNTWLVGQYRYPLNEYSWEIPMGGGPEELDVLESAKRELKEETGFTAAEWTKIARIHTSNSVTDEEGFIFLAEELTAGETELEETEDIKIWKLPLSEAVKMAMNDEITDAISVAGLLKAEKILLARMPK